In Anaerobacillus isosaccharinicus, one genomic interval encodes:
- a CDS encoding glutaredoxin family protein, which translates to MSSFEVIVYSSTGCPYCEKVRNQLTEWGIEYEVRNVSLHKGYFDELREKKVFGTPATYVNGKLILGFQEKKFKEALGIDDQDESGVDSNA; encoded by the coding sequence ATGTCTTCTTTTGAAGTAATTGTTTATAGTAGTACAGGCTGTCCATATTGTGAAAAGGTAAGAAATCAATTAACCGAGTGGGGAATTGAATATGAAGTACGTAATGTTTCGTTACATAAAGGATACTTCGATGAGTTACGAGAAAAAAAAGTCTTTGGTACACCAGCTACATATGTAAATGGTAAGTTAATTTTAGGTTTCCAAGAGAAAAAATTTAAGGAAGCTTTAGGTATAGACGACCAAGATGAGAGTGGAGTGGATAGTAACGCTTAG
- a CDS encoding methyl-accepting chemotaxis protein translates to MIVLKSSYQELLNEKEELATRLKETENALSLKTEAIQAFLKTMDDDLASILDQHDSVNDQHHVLADLVEKIKHHFTIVNDISIQASDNSVATSEKGKSLIQSANEMETKSIEGQNAVEKVQSLIHRLGEEAKQTALSMSQVGSRSKEIEGIVNVINDIAEQTNLLALNASIEAARAGEHGKGFAVVADEVRKLAENTSQSTRSITELIKHMQQDTEKALKDSQTSLVAVNEGITLSNQTAKSIDSILRAISLVQGNVQELILSIEQQQTFSKEVMDQIHMTKETFDDANRMIIQHIEDAEIVDVRLQDGIQGLKSFIK, encoded by the coding sequence ATGATCGTATTAAAAAGCTCTTACCAAGAATTACTTAATGAAAAAGAAGAATTAGCAACTAGACTAAAAGAAACAGAAAATGCTTTAAGCTTAAAAACTGAAGCGATACAAGCATTTTTGAAAACTATGGATGACGATTTAGCCAGCATTTTAGATCAACACGATTCTGTAAATGATCAACATCATGTTTTAGCAGATCTTGTAGAAAAAATTAAACATCATTTTACAATTGTTAATGATATAAGTATTCAAGCTAGTGACAATTCAGTTGCTACCTCTGAAAAAGGAAAGTCATTAATTCAATCTGCAAATGAAATGGAAACCAAGTCAATAGAAGGTCAGAATGCTGTTGAAAAAGTGCAATCCCTTATACACAGATTAGGGGAAGAAGCAAAGCAAACAGCTTTAAGTATGTCTCAAGTTGGTTCTAGATCAAAGGAGATCGAGGGAATTGTTAATGTAATTAACGATATTGCTGAACAAACAAACCTTTTAGCACTTAACGCTTCTATTGAAGCAGCTAGAGCTGGTGAACATGGAAAAGGGTTTGCTGTTGTTGCTGATGAAGTTAGAAAATTAGCAGAAAACACATCTCAAAGCACACGCTCGATTACTGAGCTCATTAAGCATATGCAGCAAGATACTGAAAAAGCATTAAAAGACTCCCAAACTAGTTTAGTTGCTGTAAATGAAGGGATTACATTAAGCAACCAAACAGCTAAAAGTATTGATAGCATCCTACGGGCTATTAGCTTAGTTCAAGGGAACGTTCAAGAACTAATTTTATCAATTGAACAACAACAAACATTTAGTAAAGAAGTTATGGATCAAATTCATATGACAAAAGAAACATTTGATGATGCAAATCGAATGATTATCCAACATATTGAAGACGCGGAAATTGTTGATGTAAGGTTACAAGACGGCATTCAAGGTTTAAAGTCATTTATTAAATAA